In Corynebacterium aquatimens, one genomic interval encodes:
- the mshB gene encoding N-acetyl-1-D-myo-inositol-2-amino-2-deoxy-alpha-D-glucopyranoside deacetylase: MRDLTGYRVVAVHAHPDDESISTGGALADLARRGADVLVVTCTLGEEGEVIGETYQELTVDHADQLGGYRIHELSRALQILGVRGEFLKAPGAFRDSGMAGSPAHANPRAFVNSGERSVNALVEIFTRTKPHLVLTYDPNGGYGHPDHIHAHRITHIAAEKVGVPRILWAARLRSELEAALPTKAPDGWTLPAPGELDAVDTSDTWVEMDAVVYAAKVEAMAAHATQLWIADGRVSPTNPHDARVPHGAASSDETIYALSNLIAQPIIRREHYLFGAGVPLDHGADLLAGIPL, from the coding sequence ATGAGAGATCTAACCGGCTACCGCGTCGTCGCTGTGCATGCTCACCCCGATGATGAATCGATTTCTACAGGAGGAGCACTAGCCGATCTGGCGCGGCGCGGCGCCGACGTGCTCGTGGTGACGTGCACGTTGGGTGAAGAAGGCGAGGTCATCGGCGAGACCTACCAGGAATTGACGGTGGATCACGCCGACCAACTCGGTGGCTACCGCATCCATGAGCTCTCGCGAGCCTTGCAGATTCTGGGCGTACGGGGCGAGTTCCTGAAAGCCCCGGGTGCCTTCCGCGACTCGGGTATGGCTGGCTCTCCTGCACACGCGAACCCGCGGGCCTTTGTGAATTCCGGCGAGCGCAGCGTCAACGCACTCGTGGAGATTTTCACGCGCACGAAACCGCACCTCGTGCTGACGTACGACCCCAACGGGGGGTATGGCCACCCCGATCACATCCATGCCCACCGCATCACCCACATCGCTGCGGAAAAAGTCGGGGTACCGCGCATCCTCTGGGCAGCCCGACTGCGCAGTGAACTCGAAGCGGCATTGCCGACTAAGGCGCCCGACGGGTGGACCCTACCCGCGCCGGGTGAGCTCGACGCGGTCGATACAAGCGACACCTGGGTGGAGATGGATGCCGTGGTGTACGCGGCGAAGGTGGAGGCCATGGCCGCCCACGCAACCCAGCTGTGGATTGCGGACGGGCGCGTGAGTCCCACGAATCCCCACGATGCGCGCGTACCCCACGGTGCAGCATCATCGGATGAGACCATCTACGCTTTGTCCAACCTGATTGCTCAGCCGATCATTCGACGCGAACACTACCTCTTCGGGGCCGGTGTACCACTTGACCACGGTGCGGATCTGCTAGCGGGGATCCCTCTTTAA
- a CDS encoding ABC transporter family substrate-binding protein, whose protein sequence is MKRRCRTTTAAMAVVIPAALSFACTADPGPPPIVEQTDDPTSARENEPPAAPAERSQVQVASQPLKNGLNPHVLADENSTVQAVADLVLPSVFYNGVRDTNLTRDVREIPVPYDAPSGTQFAVRYDIADAAQWSDGTPITGKDFVYLWRGMRVTPGVVNAAGYHAISDVRVTGAAGKTVDVLFSQPVAHWQELFTHLLPSHLLASDSADFASALSDTIPASAGRYRVQDVDRGRGTITLNRNDRFWGFAPAAIDVVRISDVRSTEQAADQLRSKQIAFLDHVPGETTRRTYELIPATQVRMVDGPRELGINVSDTSDILKDPAVRAELASLIDVPLIASIAAGRSADLALPSTMAATFIPGAENDSALKGIVDKHRALRIGADPRDGQAMSAARAIVDALNQKGIKAESVVSDYADLVGRRMPEGLVDAVVAWRVGGDSPIDLASMLTCEEPPVNTPAFDSTGAATPSATAGAAATAARGERCTPEARQLAADVLSGALPAEQARDAVSGFLTQRAVWIPLMRERRVQALGTSIVGPSPQLAQWDQGLESAAQWHLATGPSGPVEPTPEGQEGLPEGER, encoded by the coding sequence ATGAAGCGCCGCTGCCGTACCACCACCGCCGCCATGGCGGTCGTGATTCCAGCGGCGCTGAGCTTTGCGTGCACGGCCGACCCAGGTCCGCCACCGATCGTGGAGCAAACGGACGACCCCACATCCGCGCGTGAGAACGAGCCGCCTGCCGCACCCGCTGAGCGCTCGCAAGTCCAGGTTGCCTCGCAGCCGCTGAAGAATGGGCTTAACCCGCACGTGCTTGCCGACGAAAACTCGACCGTACAAGCCGTCGCTGATCTAGTTTTACCGAGCGTGTTCTACAACGGGGTACGGGACACCAACCTGACCCGTGACGTGCGGGAAATCCCGGTTCCGTATGACGCTCCGAGCGGAACGCAGTTTGCGGTGCGCTACGACATCGCGGATGCCGCGCAGTGGTCCGATGGCACGCCGATTACGGGCAAAGACTTCGTCTACTTGTGGCGCGGTATGCGCGTGACGCCGGGTGTGGTCAACGCCGCGGGCTATCACGCGATTTCTGACGTGCGGGTAACTGGTGCGGCGGGCAAAACGGTAGACGTGTTATTTTCCCAACCGGTCGCGCACTGGCAGGAACTTTTCACCCACTTGCTTCCGTCGCACTTGCTTGCCTCGGACAGCGCGGATTTCGCCTCGGCGTTGTCGGACACAATTCCTGCGTCCGCCGGCCGCTACCGGGTCCAGGACGTTGACCGCGGCCGCGGCACCATTACCTTGAACCGCAATGACAGGTTCTGGGGTTTCGCGCCCGCTGCGATTGATGTGGTGCGTATTAGTGATGTGCGTTCTACGGAGCAAGCTGCGGATCAGCTCCGTTCCAAGCAGATTGCGTTTCTAGATCACGTCCCTGGAGAAACGACTCGCCGCACGTACGAGCTCATTCCCGCAACCCAGGTGCGCATGGTGGACGGCCCGAGAGAACTGGGCATCAACGTCTCTGACACCTCGGACATTCTGAAAGATCCTGCTGTGCGCGCCGAGCTCGCTTCGCTTATCGACGTCCCGCTGATCGCCAGTATCGCCGCGGGACGCAGTGCCGATCTCGCATTGCCATCGACGATGGCAGCAACGTTCATCCCTGGCGCTGAAAATGACAGTGCGCTGAAGGGGATCGTCGATAAGCATCGTGCCCTGCGAATCGGCGCTGACCCCCGCGATGGCCAAGCGATGTCGGCAGCCCGGGCGATTGTGGACGCGCTGAACCAAAAGGGGATCAAGGCTGAGTCCGTGGTGAGCGATTATGCGGATTTGGTGGGGCGGCGGATGCCCGAAGGCCTCGTGGATGCTGTTGTGGCGTGGCGCGTGGGCGGGGATTCCCCGATTGATCTGGCGAGCATGCTGACGTGCGAGGAACCTCCCGTGAACACCCCAGCCTTCGATTCGACTGGGGCGGCAACCCCGTCGGCGACTGCTGGCGCTGCCGCAACCGCGGCGCGCGGGGAGCGGTGCACGCCCGAGGCTCGCCAGTTGGCCGCCGATGTGTTGTCCGGCGCGCTCCCGGCAGAGCAGGCCCGCGATGCCGTCTCCGGGTTCCTCACCCAACGTGCCGTGTGGATCCCCTTGATGCGGGAGCGTCGCGTGCAAGCCTTGGGAACCTCCATCGTGGGGCCGTCCCCGCAGCTTGCGCAGTGGGACCAGGGCCTGGAAAGCGCCGCTCAATGGCACCTTGCAACAGGTCCCTCGGGTCCGGTGGAACCAACACCAGAGGGGCAAGAGGGGCTACCAGAAGGAGAACGATGA
- the typA gene encoding translational GTPase TypA: MSHPEFRNVAIVAHVDHGKTTLVNAMLEQSGVFGDHGEHGDRVMDSGELESERGITILAKNTAIRRKGAGKDGSDLVINVIDTPGHADFGGEVERGLSMVDGVVLLIDASEGPLPQTRFVLGKALESKKPVIICVNKTDRPDARIDEVVEEAQDLLLELGANLEDPEAAEAAENLLELPVLYTSGRAGRASLENPGNGELPDNENLQPLFDVIYDVLPEPSADVDAPFQAQVTNLDSSSFLGRIALIRVYRGSVKKGQNVAWVHYDSEGQQHVKNVKIAELLVTEGLERVPAQGEVIAGDIAAVSGIDEIMIGDTLCDVEAVVPLERIKVDDPAISMTIGVNTSPMAGRNGGDKLTARMVKARLDQELIGNVSIKVLPTDRPDAWEVQGRGEMALTVLIETMRREGFELTVGKPQVVTKEIDGTTYEPYDHMVVDTPAEYQGNVTQLMANRKGQMTSMSNTGSGDWVRMEFDVPSRGLIGFRTTFLTETRGSGIANSYSIEHRPWAGEIKGRPTGSLIADRSGQVTAYALTQLADRGDFFVEPGAETYEGMVVGANNRDEDMDINITKEKKLTNMRSATADATVTLAKARSLSLEEAIEFCDDDECVEVAPEAMRVRKVILNSTERGRARSRAKQMSK, translated from the coding sequence GTGTCCCATCCGGAGTTCCGTAATGTAGCCATCGTTGCCCACGTTGACCACGGCAAAACCACCCTTGTTAATGCGATGCTGGAGCAATCCGGCGTCTTCGGCGACCACGGCGAACACGGTGACCGCGTCATGGATTCCGGTGAGTTGGAGTCAGAGCGTGGTATCACGATTCTGGCCAAGAACACCGCCATCCGCCGCAAGGGTGCAGGCAAAGATGGCTCGGACTTGGTCATCAACGTCATTGACACCCCGGGCCACGCGGACTTCGGTGGTGAGGTGGAGCGCGGTCTGTCCATGGTGGACGGCGTCGTGCTTCTGATCGATGCTTCGGAAGGTCCGCTGCCGCAGACCCGCTTTGTCTTGGGTAAGGCCCTGGAGTCGAAGAAACCGGTCATCATCTGCGTGAACAAGACTGACCGCCCGGATGCACGTATCGATGAGGTGGTGGAGGAAGCACAAGACCTCCTGCTTGAACTCGGTGCAAACTTGGAAGACCCGGAGGCGGCTGAGGCGGCGGAGAATCTGCTGGAGCTGCCGGTGCTCTACACCTCTGGCCGTGCGGGCCGCGCGTCGCTGGAAAACCCGGGCAACGGTGAGTTGCCGGACAATGAGAACCTGCAGCCGCTCTTTGACGTCATTTATGACGTCCTCCCGGAGCCGTCCGCGGACGTCGATGCCCCGTTCCAGGCACAGGTCACCAACTTAGACTCCTCGTCCTTCCTGGGCCGTATTGCTCTGATCCGTGTCTACCGCGGCAGCGTGAAGAAGGGCCAGAACGTCGCGTGGGTTCACTATGACTCCGAGGGCCAGCAGCACGTTAAGAACGTCAAGATCGCTGAGCTTTTGGTCACCGAGGGCCTAGAGCGCGTCCCTGCCCAAGGCGAGGTGATCGCTGGTGACATCGCGGCCGTGAGCGGCATCGACGAAATCATGATCGGTGACACCCTGTGTGATGTTGAGGCAGTCGTGCCACTCGAGCGCATCAAGGTCGATGACCCGGCGATCTCCATGACGATTGGCGTGAACACGTCGCCGATGGCTGGCCGCAACGGCGGCGACAAGCTCACCGCACGAATGGTCAAAGCCCGCCTTGACCAGGAGCTCATCGGTAACGTCTCCATCAAGGTTCTGCCCACCGACCGTCCGGATGCGTGGGAAGTCCAAGGCCGCGGCGAAATGGCACTCACCGTCCTCATCGAGACCATGCGTCGTGAAGGCTTTGAGCTCACCGTGGGTAAGCCCCAGGTGGTCACCAAAGAGATCGACGGTACGACCTACGAGCCGTACGACCACATGGTGGTTGACACCCCGGCTGAGTACCAGGGCAACGTCACCCAGCTCATGGCCAACCGTAAGGGCCAGATGACGTCTATGTCCAACACCGGTTCGGGGGACTGGGTCCGCATGGAGTTCGATGTTCCATCGCGCGGCCTGATCGGTTTCCGCACAACCTTCCTCACTGAAACCCGTGGTTCGGGCATCGCCAACTCGTATTCCATCGAGCACCGCCCGTGGGCTGGCGAAATCAAGGGTCGCCCGACTGGCTCACTCATCGCGGACCGCTCCGGCCAGGTAACGGCGTACGCGCTGACCCAGCTGGCAGACCGTGGTGATTTCTTCGTTGAACCGGGTGCGGAGACCTACGAGGGTATGGTCGTCGGCGCGAACAACCGCGATGAAGACATGGACATCAACATCACCAAGGAAAAGAAGCTCACCAACATGCGCTCTGCCACGGCGGACGCGACGGTGACCCTGGCCAAGGCGAGGTCGCTGTCCTTGGAAGAAGCCATCGAGTTCTGCGATGACGACGAGTGCGTGGAGGTCGCGCCGGAGGCCATGCGCGTGCGCAAGGTAATTTTGAACTCCACCGAGCGCGGCAGGGCGCGTTCACGCGCAAAGCAAATGAGCAAGTAA
- a CDS encoding Rv1157c family protein: MLKSIKRACVTAVAVITGSALITSVATETASAQPLPGTSAQGSSAYVDHLGRPTPHTQKLVRDFANQPFIPPQVRDALLSGLNFLSTNDGDGGVDVPANPPQFRQAYWPTVSRNCMGPGLNSTGTLIAVPGPARIPSPAPGPGQATFVFTALGTPPAARDQGGMNVYWINLNTLRTGVTPLGNKGINPTGPTTLSGAATTGPGTILAVVDGSVRTTTNTCGFAPTAISVRVN; the protein is encoded by the coding sequence ATGCTGAAGTCCATCAAGCGCGCGTGCGTAACCGCCGTCGCTGTGATCACGGGGTCCGCACTGATCACCAGTGTTGCTACCGAAACCGCATCAGCCCAGCCGTTACCGGGGACATCGGCGCAGGGATCGTCTGCCTACGTGGACCACTTGGGCCGGCCTACGCCTCACACCCAGAAACTCGTGCGTGACTTTGCCAACCAACCCTTCATTCCCCCTCAGGTACGCGACGCGCTGCTGAGCGGGCTGAACTTCTTGTCGACGAATGACGGCGACGGCGGCGTGGACGTTCCGGCAAATCCACCGCAGTTCCGTCAGGCGTACTGGCCCACTGTGTCCCGCAACTGCATGGGGCCGGGCCTAAACTCCACCGGCACGCTCATCGCCGTGCCCGGCCCGGCACGTATCCCGAGCCCAGCGCCAGGCCCCGGGCAAGCGACGTTCGTGTTCACGGCACTGGGCACACCACCCGCTGCACGGGACCAGGGCGGCATGAACGTCTACTGGATAAACCTGAACACCTTGCGCACGGGTGTAACACCTTTGGGTAACAAAGGGATAAACCCAACAGGACCGACAACATTGTCCGGTGCGGCCACAACCGGACCGGGAACCATCCTCGCAGTCGTCGATGGATCAGTCCGAACAACCACGAATACCTGCGGATTTGCGCCCACAGCGATCAGCGTGAGAGTGAACTAA